Proteins from a genomic interval of Pseudomonadota bacterium:
- a CDS encoding DMT family transporter has translation MIHTWSHRRTLLAVTVAALLWGLYWVPIQLLTTTGLSGTVAAFSLVLGIAPVMLWRCLRARLRLSRRHVAGALAIGCAISLYGAALNFTDVTRVVLLFYLSPAWSILIECRWFGRRLDARTALALALFALGLIAMINPFAVSQDITGGFNGGDLIALIAGVCWSAGAAIVFSSEAPDALDLGLAANGFAIVVAGAVALIAPGTLNWAAVDWPAAILYATLAGCLYVLPITVLTFIGAARLAPATVTFLLSAEILSGVASSSIWLDEPFTVSKALGTLLIVLGVFTEISSARGKT, from the coding sequence GTGATTCACACCTGGTCACACCGCCGCACGCTGCTCGCGGTCACGGTCGCAGCGCTGCTCTGGGGTCTCTACTGGGTGCCAATCCAGCTGCTCACAACCACCGGGCTCAGTGGCACGGTAGCGGCGTTTTCGTTGGTGCTCGGTATTGCGCCAGTGATGCTGTGGCGCTGCCTACGTGCCAGGCTGCGATTGAGCCGCCGTCACGTCGCCGGGGCCCTCGCGATCGGGTGTGCGATTTCACTCTATGGCGCCGCGCTGAACTTCACGGACGTCACGCGCGTGGTGTTGCTCTTCTACCTCTCACCGGCCTGGAGCATCCTGATCGAGTGCCGGTGGTTCGGCCGTCGACTCGATGCACGCACCGCGCTGGCCTTGGCCTTGTTCGCGCTCGGCCTCATCGCCATGATCAACCCGTTTGCAGTCAGCCAGGACATCACGGGCGGTTTCAACGGCGGAGACCTGATCGCGCTGATTGCGGGCGTTTGTTGGTCGGCAGGTGCAGCGATCGTGTTCAGCAGCGAGGCACCGGATGCCCTGGACCTCGGTCTTGCAGCCAACGGGTTTGCGATCGTCGTCGCCGGTGCCGTCGCGCTGATCGCACCGGGAACGCTGAACTGGGCTGCAGTGGACTGGCCCGCAGCCATCCTCTACGCCACGCTGGCTGGCTGCCTCTACGTGCTGCCGATCACCGTGCTCACCTTCATTGGCGCGGCCAGGCTCGCACCGGCAACGGTCACGTTTCTGCTCTCCGCCGAGATTTTGTCCGGCGTCGCCTCGAGCAGCATCTGGCTCGACGAACCTTTCACCGTCAGTAAGGCGCTCGGCACGCTGCTCATCGTGCTCGGTGTCTTCACCGAAATCAGCAGCGCACGCGGAAAGACGTGA
- a CDS encoding TAXI family TRAP transporter solute-binding subunit, with the protein MKKSALYCATAIAGVLGMGSVQAQQFISIGTGGVTGVYYPTGGAICRLVNKDRKEHGIRCSAESTGGSIYNINTIRNGELEFGVAQSDWQFHAFNGTSKFEEQGAFENLRAVFSVHPEPVTIVARADAGISNISDIKGKRLNIGNPGSGTRGTWEVIEEAMGWERGDLKLAAEMKSAETGQAMCDGKIDAYFWLVGHPSALTQESLATCDAVLVNATGDAIDSLVADNPYYRSATIPAGMYNNDADITTFGVGATFVSSADVPEEVVYTVVKAVFENFDSFKKLHPAFANLSEAEMISDSLSAPLHDGAAKYYAERGWM; encoded by the coding sequence ATGAAGAAGTCCGCATTGTATTGCGCCACGGCGATTGCCGGCGTGCTCGGCATGGGAAGCGTGCAAGCGCAGCAGTTCATTTCGATCGGCACCGGCGGCGTGACGGGTGTCTACTACCCGACCGGCGGCGCGATTTGTAGACTGGTCAACAAAGACCGCAAAGAGCACGGCATCCGCTGCTCGGCCGAGTCAACCGGTGGCTCGATCTACAACATCAACACCATCCGCAACGGTGAGCTCGAGTTCGGCGTTGCCCAGTCCGACTGGCAATTTCACGCGTTCAACGGCACGTCCAAATTCGAAGAGCAGGGCGCGTTCGAAAACCTGCGCGCGGTCTTCTCGGTGCACCCGGAGCCCGTCACCATCGTGGCCCGTGCCGACGCCGGCATCAGCAACATCTCCGACATCAAGGGCAAGCGCCTGAACATCGGCAACCCCGGTTCGGGCACGCGTGGCACCTGGGAAGTCATCGAAGAAGCGATGGGCTGGGAGCGCGGCGACCTCAAACTCGCCGCCGAGATGAAGTCAGCGGAAACCGGTCAGGCCATGTGTGACGGCAAGATCGACGCGTACTTCTGGCTTGTCGGCCACCCGTCCGCCCTGACCCAGGAATCGCTCGCGACCTGTGACGCGGTGCTGGTCAACGCCACCGGCGACGCGATCGACTCGCTGGTTGCCGACAACCCCTACTACCGCTCTGCCACCATCCCGGCGGGCATGTACAACAACGACGCAGACATCACCACCTTCGGTGTAGGTGCGACCTTCGTGTCGAGCGCTGATGTGCCGGAAGAGGTGGTGTACACCGTTGTCAAGGCAGTCTTCGAGAACTTCGATTCGTTCAAGAAGCTGCACCCGGCTTTTGCCAACCTCAGCGAAGCCGAGATGATCTCCGACTCGCTGTCAGCACCGCTGCACGACGGTGCCGCCAAGTACTACGCTGAGCGGGGTTGGATGTAA
- a CDS encoding TRAP transporter permease produces MQDFVAEIDTGGRNPAGFIGKLIATIAFVWAVFQLYIASNVPFWLTEVTGISLVVTNSNARLMHLAFGFVLAALAYPLFKSSSREHVPWYDWALAVLGAGCCLYIVFLRDAIAVRAGLPTTGDLVASTIGLLVLAVAVYRTLGLPLLIVASVFVAYVFFGDSPSLPETIQWKGASYGKAMWHYWMQNEGVFGVALGVSASLIFLFVLFGAILEKAGAGNFFIKIAFALLGHLKGGPAKAAVMASAMSGLYSGSSIANTVTTGTFTIPLMKRTGFSAEKAGAVEVASSTNGQLTPPVMGAAAFLISEFTGISYTDIIKHALVPALVSYIALVYIVHLEACKMNLQGLPKHPSTKTLANKLIGFLSGFIGIALLGIAVYYGLGWIKTAMPDSAFLAVVILCTVAYLYLLFLASKHPDLVVDEPDTPITELPKASDTAITGLYYILPIVILIWCIIIERLSPALSAFWATIAMIIVTITQHPIKALFRGEAGQMAAGFSRGVSEWVDGMISGSRNMIGISIATGAAGLIVGTISLTGAHQVIGEFVEFLAGGNLMVMLILVAIMSLILGMGLPTTANYIVVSSLMAPVIIALGAKSGLIVPLIAVHLFVFYFGILADDTPPVGLAATAAAAIGKADPIKTGIQGFAYDIRTALLPFLFIFNTELLLIDVGWMKAIFIFFVAVIAMMLFASATQGWLLTRNRVWESAMLLLVAFTLFRPGYWLDKVQPPYVAEEGSKVYEVVGEITPGGTATFVVSGPNFDTGEMDRTTLLVPLDSPKDAAERLTEAGLDVRLENGVAIVDEPMIGTPYFEQIGNLFDFYADDPVQIAEIKKPVERMPKEIFYLPALLLLGLVVWLQRRRIAATA; encoded by the coding sequence ATGCAGGATTTCGTTGCCGAGATCGACACCGGGGGGCGAAATCCTGCCGGGTTCATCGGCAAGCTGATCGCGACCATCGCGTTCGTGTGGGCGGTGTTCCAGCTCTACATCGCCTCGAATGTGCCGTTCTGGCTCACCGAGGTGACCGGCATCAGTCTGGTGGTCACCAACTCCAACGCACGGCTGATGCACCTCGCCTTCGGATTCGTGCTCGCGGCGCTCGCCTACCCCCTGTTCAAATCGAGTTCACGCGAGCACGTGCCCTGGTACGACTGGGCGCTGGCGGTGCTCGGCGCGGGCTGCTGTCTGTACATCGTGTTCCTGCGCGATGCCATCGCCGTGCGCGCCGGTCTGCCCACCACCGGTGACCTGGTCGCCTCGACCATCGGCCTGCTCGTGTTGGCCGTTGCGGTCTACCGCACCCTGGGGCTGCCGCTGTTGATCGTCGCGAGTGTGTTCGTCGCCTACGTCTTCTTCGGCGACTCGCCGTCGCTGCCCGAGACCATACAGTGGAAGGGTGCCTCCTACGGCAAGGCCATGTGGCACTACTGGATGCAGAACGAGGGCGTGTTCGGCGTGGCGCTTGGCGTGTCGGCCTCCCTGATCTTTCTGTTCGTGTTGTTTGGCGCGATTCTCGAGAAAGCGGGTGCGGGCAACTTCTTCATCAAGATCGCCTTCGCGCTGCTCGGCCACCTCAAGGGTGGGCCGGCGAAAGCGGCCGTCATGGCCTCGGCCATGAGCGGGCTGTACTCCGGGTCCTCGATCGCCAACACCGTGACCACGGGCACCTTCACGATCCCGCTTATGAAGCGCACCGGGTTTTCCGCCGAGAAGGCCGGTGCCGTTGAGGTTGCCTCCTCCACCAACGGCCAGCTCACGCCGCCGGTGATGGGCGCGGCGGCCTTTCTGATCTCGGAATTCACCGGTATCAGCTACACCGACATCATCAAACACGCGCTGGTGCCTGCGCTGGTGTCGTACATCGCACTCGTGTACATCGTGCACCTCGAGGCCTGCAAGATGAACCTGCAGGGCCTGCCGAAGCACCCGAGCACCAAGACCCTCGCGAACAAGCTGATCGGCTTTCTCAGCGGCTTCATCGGCATTGCGCTGCTGGGTATCGCGGTGTACTACGGCCTCGGTTGGATCAAGACGGCGATGCCGGACAGTGCGTTTCTGGCCGTGGTAATCCTCTGCACGGTGGCCTACCTGTACCTCTTGTTTCTTGCCTCCAAGCACCCGGACCTCGTCGTCGACGAGCCGGACACACCGATCACCGAGCTGCCGAAGGCGAGTGACACGGCGATCACAGGCTTGTATTACATCCTGCCGATCGTGATCCTGATCTGGTGCATCATCATCGAGCGGTTGTCGCCGGCGCTGTCGGCCTTCTGGGCAACCATCGCGATGATCATCGTGACTATCACGCAACACCCGATCAAGGCGCTCTTCCGCGGTGAGGCCGGCCAGATGGCCGCCGGTTTTTCGCGCGGCGTGTCCGAGTGGGTGGATGGCATGATCTCGGGCTCGCGCAACATGATCGGCATTTCCATTGCGACCGGCGCAGCCGGTTTGATCGTCGGCACGATCTCGTTGACCGGCGCGCACCAGGTGATCGGTGAGTTCGTCGAGTTTCTCGCCGGCGGCAACCTGATGGTGATGCTGATACTCGTTGCGATCATGAGTCTGATTCTCGGCATGGGTCTGCCCACCACGGCGAACTACATCGTCGTCTCGAGCCTGATGGCGCCGGTGATCATTGCGCTCGGCGCCAAGAGTGGCTTGATCGTGCCCCTGATTGCGGTGCACCTCTTCGTCTTCTACTTCGGCATCCTCGCCGACGACACGCCACCGGTGGGGCTCGCGGCGACCGCCGCGGCGGCCATCGGCAAGGCCGACCCGATCAAGACCGGTATCCAGGGGTTCGCGTACGACATCCGCACCGCGCTGCTGCCGTTCCTGTTCATCTTCAACACAGAACTGCTGCTGATCGACGTGGGTTGGATGAAAGCCATCTTCATCTTTTTCGTCGCGGTGATCGCGATGATGCTGTTCGCCTCGGCGACACAGGGGTGGCTGCTGACCCGCAACCGCGTCTGGGAGTCCGCGATGTTGCTGTTGGTCGCGTTCACGCTGTTCCGACCCGGGTACTGGCTCGACAAGGTTCAGCCACCTTACGTGGCGGAGGAAGGCAGCAAAGTCTACGAGGTGGTGGGCGAGATCACACCGGGTGGCACGGCGACCTTCGTTGTCAGCGGGCCGAATTTCGACACCGGTGAGATGGACCGCACCACCTTGCTCGTGCCGCTCGACTCGCCCAAGGACGCGGCGGAGCGATTGACCGAGGCGGGGCTCGATGTGCGGCTCGAGAACGGCGTGGCCATCGTCGACGAACCGATGATCGGCACGCCGTATTTCGAGCAGATCGGCAACTTGTTCGACTTCTATGCCGACGACCCGGTGCAGATCGCCGAGATCAAGAAACCCGTCGAGCGCATGCCGAAGGAGATTTTCTACCTCCCGGCGTTGCTGTTGCTCGGCCTGGTGGTCTGGCTGCAGCGCCGTCGCATCGCGGCCACCGCCTGA
- a CDS encoding DMT family transporter, translating to MTAKPPDNRLGLWYMLIGMCLFATTDALAKFLTQTLPPLQIVWLRQTGLLSVVIVLLVWHGPRLLRSTQPALQLGRGVLASISASLFIVAVAYVPLADAVAITFVAPFLVTVLGAWLLGEAVGPRRWTAVIVGFVGTLIVIRPGLGVVHPAAMLLVIAAAAFAGRQILSRMLARGDPTRTTIAYTAIVSWTLLALPVPFVWQTPSTTQQVALLVAVALLAAAGEVFVIMALDAAEAVVVAPVQYVLLVWGTLYGFLLFGQLPDGWTWLGAAMIVLTGLYIFHRERQLARAPAPSAGHGAD from the coding sequence ATGACCGCGAAACCTCCTGACAACCGCCTGGGCCTCTGGTACATGCTCATCGGCATGTGTCTGTTTGCCACCACGGACGCACTGGCCAAATTCCTGACCCAGACACTGCCGCCACTGCAGATCGTCTGGCTGCGTCAGACCGGCCTGTTGTCTGTGGTCATCGTGTTGCTGGTCTGGCACGGACCGCGGCTGTTGCGCTCGACGCAACCGGCCTTGCAATTGGGACGCGGGGTGCTTGCGTCGATCTCTGCCTCGCTGTTCATCGTTGCGGTGGCCTATGTGCCGCTCGCCGACGCCGTGGCGATCACCTTTGTCGCGCCCTTTCTGGTCACCGTGCTGGGCGCCTGGCTGTTGGGAGAAGCCGTCGGGCCGCGGCGCTGGACGGCCGTGATCGTGGGATTCGTGGGCACCTTGATCGTGATCCGACCCGGTCTCGGCGTTGTGCACCCGGCTGCGATGCTGCTCGTGATTGCGGCTGCCGCGTTTGCCGGACGCCAGATCCTCTCGCGCATGCTCGCGCGCGGGGACCCGACCCGCACCACCATTGCCTACACTGCCATCGTGTCCTGGACCCTGTTGGCGCTGCCCGTTCCCTTTGTCTGGCAAACCCCGTCAACCACGCAGCAGGTTGCGCTTCTGGTAGCCGTGGCGCTGCTCGCTGCGGCCGGCGAAGTCTTCGTCATCATGGCGCTTGATGCCGCAGAAGCCGTCGTTGTGGCCCCGGTCCAATACGTGTTGCTGGTCTGGGGTACGCTGTACGGCTTCCTCCTGTTCGGCCAGTTGCCCGATGGCTGGACGTGGCTCGGTGCAGCGATGATCGTGCTGACCGGCTTGTACATCTTTCACCGCGAGCGGCAGCTTGCACGTGCCCCGGCGCCGTCGGCAGGACACGGAGCTGATTGA